The following proteins come from a genomic window of Pocillopora verrucosa isolate sample1 chromosome 6, ASM3666991v2, whole genome shotgun sequence:
- the LOC136281938 gene encoding probable T4-type lysozyme 2, which yields MERKEILLLLVFSCVYLKCFVQAEKCDPKPLIKQHEGYKRCVYLDKSKKRTIGYGFNMEKDSAREEFIKAGQRGHCQCIAEKVFDMFLKSPLTKHDKTCPCCCCKNSETSKYSCVPCLDDEYIQRLLDSSLKTAIDDAEVVIGDSTFNALCCPVQNAIVSMAYNLGRTKFKDFVKLKAAIEKGDWDKAAYEAKNSKWCGDVNTRCTNISEIIRAGC from the coding sequence ATGGAGCGGAAAGAGATTCTTCTGTTACTTGTTTTCTCGTGCGTCTACctcaaatgttttgttcaagctGAAAAATGTGATCCAAAACCATTGATCAAACAGCATGAAGGCTACAAGCGATGCGTCTATCTtgacaaaagcaaaaagagaaCTATCGGCTATGGTTTTAATATGGAAAAGGATAGCGCAAGAGAAGAATTTATCAAAGCAGGCCAGAGAGGGCATTGCCAATGTATAGCAGAGAAGGTATTCGACATGTTTTTAAAGAGTCCTCTAACTAAACATGATAAAACATGTCCTTGCTGCTGTTGCAAAAACAGTGAAACATCTAAATATTCCTGCGTTCCTTGCCTCGACGATGAATACATCCAAAGGCTCCTGGACAGCAGCTTGAAAACGGCCATTGATGACGCTGAAGTTGTGATCGGCGACAGCACTTTCAACGCTCTTTGCTGTCCTGTGCAGAATGCCATTGTCAGCATGGCGTATAATCTTGGCCGGACAAAGTTTAAAGACTTCGTAAAGTTAAAAGCGGCGATCGAGAAAGGAGACTGGGATAAAGCAGCTTACGAGGCTAAGAATTCTAAATGGTGTGGGGATGTCAATACTCGATGCACGAACATCTCCGAAATCATTAGAGCTGGATGCTGA
- the LOC136281939 gene encoding probable T4-type lysozyme 2, with protein MERREILLLLVFSCVYLKCFVQTEKCDPKPLIKKHEGYKQCVYLDTSGKRTIGYGFNMEKAGAREEFIRADPRGHCQGTAGKTFDMFLKSPLTKCSKTCPGCCKDSETSKCLSVPCLDNKYIERLLDSSLKTAIVDAGVVIGKSTFNALCCPVQNAIVNMAYNLGRTSFKKFKKFKAAIEKGDWDKAAYEAKNSIWCGQVETRCTDISKIIGAGC; from the coding sequence ATGGAGCGGAGAGAGATTCTTCTGTTACTTGTTTTCTCGTGCGTCTACCTCAAGTGTTTTGTTCAAACTGAAAAATGTGATCCAAAACCATTGATCAAAAAGCATGAAGGCTACAAGCAATGCGTCTATCTTGACACAAGCGGAAAGAGAACTATCGGCTATGGTTTTAACATGGAAAAGGCTGGCGCAAGAGAAGAATTTATCAGAGCAGACCCGAGAGGGCATTGCCAAGGTACAGCAGGGAAGACATTCGACATGTTTTTAAAGAGTCCTTTAACTAAATGTAGTAAAACATGTCCTGGCTGCTGCAAAGACAGTGAAACATCTAAATGTCTCTCCGTTCCTTGCCTCGACAATAAATACATCGAAAGGCTCTTGGACAGCAGCTTGAAAACGGCCATTGTTGACGCTGGAGTTGTGATCGGCAAAAGCACTTTCAACGCTCTTTGCTGTCCTGTGCAGAATGCCATTGTCAACATGGCGTATAATCTTGGCCGGACAAgctttaaaaagttcaaaaagtttAAAGCTGCGATCGAGAAAGGAGACTGGGATAAAGCAGCGTACGAGGCTAAGAATTCTATATGGTGTGGGCAAGTCGAGACTCGATGCACGGACATCTCCAAAATCATTGGAGCTGGATGTTGA
- the LOC131793055 gene encoding trefoil factor 2-like: MEGRFFVLSLLFGAVSVMADGSCQNPKERWECGWLGIDQQTCEARGCCWDPSDPNKPWCYVKPGTYLPDGLCPVAPSERQECGYFGIDKEECLGRSCCWDPIVPNTNWCFTQPSEPFMGCYLPYGVSGTCKYVCDPGEDKMYGMPDCEGRICCYNGFGK, translated from the exons ATGGAAGGAAGATTCTTTGTTCTGTCCTTACTTTTTGGCGCAGTCTCCGTCATGGCAGATG GCAGCTGTCAGAATCCCAAAGAACGCTGGGAATGCGGATGGCTGGGAATAGATCAGCAGACATGTGAGGCACGAGGATGCTGCTGGGATCCCAGTGATCCGAACAAGCCGTGGTGCTATGTTAAACCTGGCACAT ATCTCCCGGATGGACTTTGCCCCGTTGCTCCTTCTGAACGACAGGAATGTGGTTACTTCGGTATTGATAAGGAGGAATGTCTGGGAAGGTCCTGTTGCTGGGATCCAATTGTGCCTAACACCAATTGGTGCTTTACACAACCAT CCGAACCATTCATGGGTTGCTACTTGCCATACGGCGTGTCTGGAACCTGCAAATATGTTTGTGATCCTGGCGAAGATAAAATGTACGGCATGCCAGACTGTGAGGGACGCATCTGCTGTTACAATGGCTTCGGCAAATA A
- the LOC131793639 gene encoding cilia- and flagella-associated protein 300, whose product MADEEERFTFQFVPNKTFPGFESSDVKEHFLKWGMILRTTVQMFSYDQLFQAYQKDKFVLDFFQDPAVVPSLQVVSSSNSWGPLGIRPSSVTAEIVSCAVTSMDFFDRLQEQGIVRESGNIKKCFDEYFEDFVISDELRKVLLLEEAETYPIFSDADRNEFIFLIFKHLCLGGQVCQYEDDINPYLETTKIIYKDLLSVHKDPTTKKLQVGSVVLKVSAQDEDGSQVYPSLTPHDQSFAYMCINPLKRHVYVWCHSW is encoded by the exons atggcggacgaagaAGAACGGTTCACCTTCCAGTTTGTCCCAAACAAAACTTTTCCAGGTTTTGAGTCCTCTGACGTTAAAGAACACTTCTTGAAATG GGGAATGATATTGAGAACTACAGTTCAAATGTTTTCCTATGATCAGTTATTCCAAGCTTACCAGAAAGACAAATTTGTGTTG GACTTTTTTCAAGATCCTGCAGTTGTACCAAGTCTACAG GTTGTTTCCTCCTCCAATTCATGGGGACCTCTTG GTATCAGACCATCATCTGTCACAGCAGAAATTGTCTCTTGTGCAGTCACATCAATGGACTTCTTTGACAGGCTACAAGAACAAG gtATTGTGCGAGAATCAGGAaacatcaaaaaatgttttgatgagtaTTTCGAAGACTTTGTTATTTCTGATGAACTTAGAAAG GTTTTACTTCTGGAAGAAGCTGAAACATATCCAATATTTAGCGATGCCGATAgaaatgaattcattttcctGATTTTTAAGCATCTCTGTCTTGGTGGACAAGTCTGTCAA TATGAGGATGACATAAATCCTTACCTTGAAACGACTAAGATAATTTACAAAGATCTTTTAAG TGTACACAAAGACCCAACCACAAAAAAGCTTCAAGTGGGCTCAGTTGTGCTGAAAGTTTCCGCACAG GACGAAGACGGTTCGCAAGTATATCCTTCACTTACGCCACACGATCAGTCCTTTGCCTATATGTGTATCAACCCTCTAAAGCGACACGTTTACGTCTGGTGTCACTCATGGTGA